A single Micromonospora luteifusca DNA region contains:
- a CDS encoding glycosyltransferase, translating into MPSYGFLSTHPPTRCGLATFNSALAAQLTADGTHGGIVRVTDHGDDQRPTPGVVHTWSARTPGGWRDAAAALNAFDVAIVQHEYGIYPGNDGEDVLPLLRRLTVPTIVVLHTVLSQPSARQKSLLEQIVATAGAVVTMTDTARDRLLVGYAVTAGKVTVIPHGAAELAGVPVERRTRPHLLTWGLLGPGKGVEWSLRALARLQDLEPTPTYTVAGRTHPKVIEHHGESYRAGLHQLGAQLGVAHAVDYQDVYHDQEALGLLIRSADVVVLPYDSREQVTSGVLIEAVAAGVPVVATAFPHAVELLTGGPGLVVPHQNPAALAKAIRRVLTEPGLAARLAGRVRPLAAHLRWPAVAARYGTLAEELTDARSPAVSAVSA; encoded by the coding sequence ATGCCCAGCTACGGATTCCTCAGCACCCACCCACCGACCCGGTGCGGACTGGCCACGTTCAACTCCGCCCTGGCCGCCCAGTTGACCGCCGACGGCACACACGGTGGCATCGTTCGGGTCACCGACCACGGCGACGACCAGCGCCCGACGCCCGGGGTCGTGCACACCTGGTCGGCCCGTACCCCGGGCGGCTGGCGGGACGCGGCGGCTGCCCTGAACGCCTTCGACGTGGCGATCGTTCAGCACGAGTACGGCATCTACCCCGGCAACGACGGCGAGGACGTCCTGCCTCTGCTGCGGCGGCTCACCGTGCCGACCATCGTGGTCCTGCACACCGTGCTCAGTCAGCCTTCCGCCCGGCAGAAGTCCCTGTTGGAGCAGATCGTGGCCACCGCCGGGGCGGTCGTCACGATGACCGACACCGCCCGTGACCGGCTGCTCGTCGGATACGCCGTCACGGCAGGCAAGGTGACGGTCATCCCGCACGGCGCTGCCGAACTTGCCGGCGTACCGGTCGAGCGGCGTACCCGTCCGCACCTGCTGACCTGGGGGCTGCTCGGCCCCGGCAAGGGTGTCGAGTGGTCGTTGCGGGCCCTCGCGCGGTTGCAGGATCTCGAACCGACGCCGACCTACACGGTGGCCGGGCGGACCCACCCGAAGGTGATCGAGCACCACGGCGAGTCGTACCGGGCCGGGCTGCACCAGCTCGGCGCCCAACTGGGCGTCGCGCACGCCGTCGACTACCAGGACGTCTACCACGACCAGGAGGCACTGGGCCTTCTGATCCGTTCCGCGGACGTGGTCGTCCTGCCCTACGACTCCCGCGAACAGGTCACCTCCGGCGTACTCATCGAAGCGGTCGCCGCCGGGGTGCCCGTCGTGGCGACGGCGTTCCCGCACGCCGTCGAGCTGCTGACCGGCGGGCCGGGGCTGGTCGTACCCCACCAGAACCCGGCAGCGCTGGCCAAGGCGATCCGGCGGGTCCTGACCGAACCGGGCCTGGCCGCCCGGTTGGCAGGGCGGGTCCGCCCGCTGGCCGCGCACCTGCGCTGGCCGGCGGTGGCGGCACGCTACGGCACGCTCGCCGAAGAACTCACTGATGCCCGCTCACCTGCGGTGAGCGCGGTGTCGGCGTGA
- a CDS encoding MFS transporter, with protein sequence MTTSTAAPPAPESAGTARSSVRGSRAVTLIAMCLGAMITFLQITATVSALTTIQQDLQVDPTTLVWIPSAYTLVVASVVLSAATLGNRYGRKRMFGAGVIAMIVGAAVVAGAPTVAWVIVGQLVAGLGGALILPNSLAILGATFTDPHRRTEVITAWSAASGIGLAIGPLIAGALLRHYQWHSVYLSTIVLGVLTLVVAAIGVAESRPSAARLDVPGLLLGTVAIAAAVYAMIQGGKDGYTSPVVTAAWIVAVVALVGFVLVERRASAPMLDVRLFRSASFSAVMVVAAVSLFGFTGVAILLVLFHERAQALSPLDTGWRMLVLFGAYVLVAFGAGRVIRRTGFKLPLTLGLVLGAVASFALAAQGPATPFGHRWALFALFGVAGGLVVAPATAAALASVAPAQAGMASGAVNAARQVGSVLGSSLLGTLLTTTMLADLPDRLVAHQVDEPTRTIVRAAAATGATGDQPLPDSVRAALAEALTSGVQAGLRVNGIVFLVTAVLVLALVRNRPHNH encoded by the coding sequence GTGACAACCAGCACCGCGGCCCCACCCGCACCCGAATCGGCCGGCACCGCCCGCTCATCCGTCCGTGGCTCCCGCGCGGTGACCCTGATCGCCATGTGCCTGGGCGCGATGATCACGTTCCTGCAGATCACCGCGACGGTCTCCGCCCTGACCACGATCCAGCAGGATCTGCAGGTCGACCCGACCACCCTGGTCTGGATCCCCAGCGCCTACACCCTGGTGGTGGCGAGCGTGGTGCTGTCCGCAGCCACCCTGGGTAACCGCTACGGGCGCAAGCGCATGTTCGGTGCCGGAGTCATCGCGATGATCGTGGGCGCCGCCGTCGTGGCCGGTGCCCCGACCGTGGCCTGGGTCATCGTCGGGCAGTTGGTGGCGGGCCTCGGCGGGGCCCTGATCCTGCCGAACAGCCTCGCGATCCTCGGTGCGACCTTCACCGACCCGCACCGACGTACCGAGGTCATCACCGCCTGGTCGGCGGCCTCCGGCATCGGGCTCGCGATCGGCCCACTCATCGCCGGCGCGCTGCTGCGGCACTACCAGTGGCACAGCGTCTACCTGTCGACGATCGTGCTCGGCGTGCTCACCCTCGTCGTCGCCGCCATCGGGGTGGCCGAGTCGCGGCCGAGCGCCGCCCGACTCGACGTGCCCGGCCTGCTGCTCGGCACCGTCGCCATCGCCGCAGCCGTCTACGCGATGATCCAGGGCGGCAAGGACGGCTACACCAGCCCGGTCGTGACGGCGGCCTGGATCGTCGCGGTCGTCGCACTGGTCGGGTTCGTGCTGGTCGAGCGGCGGGCCAGCGCGCCGATGCTCGACGTACGGCTGTTCCGGTCCGCCTCGTTCAGCGCCGTCATGGTCGTCGCCGCGGTGTCGCTGTTCGGCTTCACCGGCGTGGCGATCCTGTTGGTTCTCTTCCACGAACGTGCCCAGGCCCTCAGCCCGCTGGACACCGGCTGGCGGATGTTGGTGCTCTTCGGCGCCTACGTGCTCGTCGCCTTCGGCGCCGGGCGCGTGATCCGTCGTACCGGCTTCAAATTGCCGCTCACCCTCGGCCTGGTCCTCGGTGCGGTGGCCAGCTTCGCTCTGGCGGCCCAGGGGCCGGCCACGCCGTTCGGACACCGCTGGGCGCTGTTCGCCCTCTTCGGTGTCGCTGGTGGCCTGGTGGTGGCGCCGGCGACCGCCGCGGCGCTGGCCAGCGTCGCGCCCGCGCAGGCCGGCATGGCCTCCGGTGCGGTCAACGCCGCCCGGCAGGTCGGCTCGGTGCTCGGTTCGTCCCTGCTGGGCACGCTGCTCACCACCACGATGCTGGCCGACCTGCCTGACCGGCTCGTCGCCCACCAGGTCGACGAACCCACGAGGACCATCGTGCGGGCGGCGGCGGCCACCGGTGCCACCGGCGACCAGCCGCTGCCCGATTCGGTACGAGCGGCGCTCGCGGAAGCGTTGACCTCGGGAGTCCAGGCTGGGTTGCGAGTGAACGGAATCGTCTTCCTCGTCACCGCCGTGCTCGTGCTCGCGCTCGTCCGCAACCGCCCGCACAACCACTAG
- a CDS encoding winged helix-turn-helix transcriptional regulator, with protein MEDLRDDRDSWSNANCSVARAMDIMGSRSTVLILREALLGTRRFDDFVRRVGIGEPAMAARLKEMVAAELLERIPYREPGQRTRHEYQLTRKGRELLPAITALRNWGDTWAADDAGPSVIATHHDCGQPVHAVLRCAAGHEVEDGEIDISAGPGRIRRD; from the coding sequence ATGGAGGACCTACGGGACGACCGCGACTCCTGGTCGAATGCGAACTGCTCGGTGGCCCGGGCGATGGACATCATGGGCAGCAGGTCGACAGTCCTGATCTTGCGCGAGGCGCTGCTCGGCACGCGACGCTTCGACGACTTCGTCCGCCGGGTCGGCATCGGCGAGCCCGCCATGGCTGCCCGACTCAAGGAGATGGTCGCCGCCGAGCTACTCGAACGGATCCCGTACCGGGAGCCGGGGCAGCGCACCCGCCACGAGTACCAGCTCACCCGCAAGGGCCGCGAACTACTGCCGGCCATCACCGCGCTGCGCAACTGGGGCGACACCTGGGCCGCCGACGACGCCGGCCCGTCCGTCATCGCCACCCACCACGACTGTGGCCAGCCGGTCCACGCGGTGCTCCGCTGCGCGGCCGGCCACGAGGTAGAGGACGGCGAGATCGACATCAGCGCCGGACCGGGCCGGATCCGTCGCGACTGA
- a CDS encoding glycosyltransferase family 4 protein → MRVALLGPVAWRTPPHHYGPWEQVTGLLAEGLANRGVDVTLFATLDSVTSAQLDGVCPRGYADDPDMDGRVWEAMHVSHAMARSAQFDLVHSHLDWLPLAFADHCDAPLLTTVHGFSGAGILPAYARARSSYVSISDADRAPELDYVATVHHGVDLGGLPFTSDAGPGLAAFGRIHPDKGTHTAIEIARRAGRPLTICGIVQDERYFAEQVAPHIDGDQVVFLGSVGPQRRAEVLGTSAALLHPIAFDEPFGLSVVESMVCGTPVVAYQRGSMPEVIDEGVTGFLVHTVDQAVDAITRVDGLDRAECRARAQQRFGADRMVTDYLAVYDQLVHG, encoded by the coding sequence GTGAGGGTTGCGCTGCTCGGACCGGTCGCCTGGCGTACGCCCCCGCACCACTACGGGCCGTGGGAGCAGGTGACCGGCCTGCTCGCCGAAGGGCTGGCCAACCGCGGCGTCGACGTGACGCTCTTCGCGACACTGGACTCCGTCACCTCCGCCCAACTCGACGGAGTCTGTCCCCGGGGGTACGCGGACGACCCGGACATGGACGGTCGGGTGTGGGAGGCCATGCACGTCTCCCACGCGATGGCCCGCTCGGCACAGTTCGATCTGGTGCACAGTCACCTCGACTGGCTGCCACTGGCGTTCGCGGACCACTGCGACGCTCCGTTGCTGACCACGGTGCACGGCTTCTCCGGCGCGGGGATCCTGCCCGCGTACGCCCGCGCCCGCTCGTCGTACGTGTCGATCTCCGACGCCGACCGGGCGCCGGAGCTCGACTACGTCGCCACGGTGCACCACGGCGTCGACCTCGGCGGGCTGCCGTTCACCAGTGACGCCGGTCCAGGGCTGGCGGCCTTCGGCCGGATCCACCCCGACAAGGGCACCCACACCGCGATCGAGATCGCCCGCCGCGCCGGTCGACCGCTGACCATCTGCGGGATCGTGCAGGACGAACGGTACTTCGCCGAACAGGTGGCTCCGCACATCGATGGTGATCAGGTCGTATTCCTCGGGTCGGTCGGCCCGCAGCGGCGAGCCGAGGTGCTGGGAACCAGCGCCGCTCTGCTGCACCCGATCGCCTTCGACGAGCCGTTCGGGCTGTCGGTGGTGGAGTCGATGGTCTGCGGCACTCCGGTCGTCGCCTACCAGCGGGGGTCCATGCCGGAGGTCATCGACGAGGGTGTGACGGGTTTCCTCGTCCACACCGTCGACCAGGCCGTCGACGCGATCACCCGGGTCGACGGCCTGGACCGGGCCGAGTGCCGGGCGCGGGCTCAGCAGCGCTTCGGCGCGGACCGGATGGTCACCGACTATCTCGCGGTCTACGACCAGCTCGTCCACGGCTGA
- a CDS encoding glycosyltransferase, whose product MTATTGRPRTPTHGRWVTAPTPSFAHLARLSDDTGLFEHARHAIVRREHGYCTDDVARGLVVISREPEPSEELLRLAECYLAFLTHAQDASGAFHNRLGHDRHWADEPGLGDWWGRALWGLGTAVARSPAPWVREEALVAFSRAATRRTKFPHAMAFAGLGAAEVLRRHPGHVAAASLLSDAASTVGPAGSDPRWPWPRSALTYANAALAEVVIVASQLREGGPPLDEGLRMLAWLRDIQLRDGRLSVVPARGWRDGAVRLRHDQQPIEVAAFADACATAATVTGDPEWDDGVRQAVGWFLGDNDLGTPMWDPETGGGYDGLTAHGPNLNQGAESTLALISTLQHARRWS is encoded by the coding sequence GTGACCGCGACCACCGGCCGACCCCGGACACCAACGCATGGGCGCTGGGTGACGGCACCCACGCCGAGCTTCGCGCACCTGGCTCGGCTGAGCGACGACACCGGCCTGTTCGAGCATGCCCGGCACGCCATCGTCCGCCGCGAGCACGGCTACTGCACCGACGACGTGGCCCGCGGCTTGGTCGTCATCAGCCGCGAGCCGGAGCCGAGCGAGGAGTTGCTCCGGCTCGCGGAGTGCTATCTCGCATTCCTGACCCACGCGCAGGACGCCAGCGGCGCCTTCCACAACCGGCTCGGGCACGACCGGCACTGGGCCGACGAACCAGGGCTCGGCGACTGGTGGGGTCGGGCGCTGTGGGGCCTGGGCACGGCCGTCGCCCGCAGCCCCGCGCCCTGGGTACGGGAGGAGGCGCTTGTCGCGTTCAGCCGGGCTGCCACCCGGCGCACCAAGTTCCCGCACGCGATGGCTTTCGCCGGGCTGGGCGCGGCTGAGGTGCTCCGTCGTCACCCGGGTCACGTCGCCGCCGCGTCCCTGCTGTCGGACGCGGCCAGCACGGTTGGCCCGGCGGGGTCCGACCCGCGGTGGCCGTGGCCACGGTCGGCGTTGACCTACGCCAACGCGGCCCTCGCCGAGGTGGTCATCGTCGCCAGCCAACTGCGTGAGGGTGGCCCACCCCTCGACGAGGGTCTGCGGATGTTGGCCTGGTTGCGCGATATCCAGCTCCGCGACGGGCGACTGTCGGTCGTACCGGCAAGAGGATGGCGGGACGGCGCGGTACGCCTGCGCCACGACCAGCAGCCGATCGAGGTCGCGGCGTTCGCCGATGCCTGCGCCACGGCGGCCACGGTCACCGGCGATCCCGAGTGGGACGACGGGGTGCGCCAGGCGGTCGGGTGGTTCCTCGGTGACAACGACCTCGGCACGCCGATGTGGGATCCGGAGACCGGCGGCGGCTACGACGGGCTGACCGCGCACGGGCCCAACCTCAATCAGGGCGCCGAATCCACCCTCGCACTCATCTCCACCCTGCAGCACGCCCGGCGGTGGTCGTGA